Below is a genomic region from Actinomycetota bacterium.
GTGCCGCCGGTGGTTGCGGGGTGGTCCCCCCGCTGCTGATGCAAGGGGCACCCTGCCAGGCTAACTCGGTCGGCGGCCTTGCCATTCCCGGGCCGGCGCTCTGCCGGTCCTCAGCCGACCCTCACCAGCCCCAGGCCCGGCCTGCGCGCACCATCCGACATTCTGGTCGAAGTGTCAAGCGACCCGCCCCGGCCCTCCTCAATCTCACAGGGGGCTCTCAGTTGCCAACCCCTAGACTTCCGCCCGTGGCGCACCTCGTGGACTCGCTCAAGACCTGGGTCGTCAACTTCATCCCCCACGGCGCCGGCGGGTATGCCGCCATCCTGCTGCTCATGGTGCTCGAGTCGGCCTGCATCCCCATCCCGAGCGAGATCACGATGCCGGTGGGCGGGCTCCTGGTCTCGCAGGGCGACCTCAACCTCATCCTGCTCATCGCCGTGGGGGTGCTGGGCAACCTGATCGGGTCGCTGGCCAGTTACGCCGTCGGGCGGAGCGGAGGCCGCAGCCTCCTGGAGCGCTACGGGCGCTACATCCTGGTCAAACCCCACGACATCGAGCGGGCCGACGCCTGGTTCGCCCGCCACGGCCCCCCGGCGGTGTTCTTCTCCCGCCTGCTGCCGGTGCTGCGCACGTTCATCTCACTGCCGGCGGGGGTCTCCCGCATGGACGTGAAGCGGTTCACCGTCCTCACCGTGCTGGGCTGCATCCCCTGGGTGGCCGTCCTGGCCATCGCCGGCGACGCCCTGGGCAGGCACTGGTCCGACGTCCTCACCTACACGCGGCCCCTGGAATACGTCGTGATCGCCGGGGCGGTGATTGCGGCCGGGTTCTGGTTGTTCCGGCGGGCACGAGCGGCCAACACGGCTGCTTGAGCGGGGTGGCGTTCCCAGTCTCCTTTACGGTGGGGATCATTCACTCTATGATGCTCCGGGTTTTCCCCGGCCCGTAGTCCATCCACCTACAGCAGTGCCAGTCTCTGGCTGCCTGCCGTCGGTGCGCTGGCGCGGGTCGAGTAGTTGCTCGCGCCGTCGGAACAGGGCACGACAGAGCTCCGGCTCGCCTGGTCAATAGGAGGAACCGTCGACATGTTGCTAGCAGTGGAGGGTGGGTACCAGGCGTTCAAGCTGGGGAGCGCAGAGTGGTTCTGGCTCTTCTTCTCTATCGGCACCGCAGTGCTGGCTCTGATCGTGGGCTTCTCGCTTTCGAAAGGGGTCCTCAAGGCCGACCAGGGCACACCCAAGATGCGGGAGATCGCCAAGGCGATCCAGGAGGGAGCGCTGGCCTACCTCTCGCGCCAGTTCAAGACCATCGCGATCATCCTGATACCGCTGGCGATCCTGGTGTTCGCCACGTCCACCCACGTGCTGAAGCCCGACGGCAGCACCGCCCTGTCCTTCGTCCAGTCCGGGATCTTCCGCACCGGAGCCTTCCTGCTGGGCTGCATCATGTCCGGGCTCACCGGCTTCATCGGCATGAGCCTGGCCGTGCGGGGCAACGTCCGGACCGCCGCCGCCGCCCGGAACGGCTCGCTCCCCGCTGCCCTCAAGGTGGCGTTCCGCACCGGCGGCATCGCGGGCATGTTCACCGTCGGCCTGGGCCTGCTGGGCGCCACCCTCATCATCATGGCCTTCCAGAACTCCGCCACCGCCATCCTGGTGGGCTTCGGCTTCGGCGGCTCGCTGCTGGCCCTGTTCATGCGGGTGGGCGGGGGCATCTTCACGAAGGCGGCCGACGTAGGCGCCGACCTGGTGGGCAAGGTGGAAGCTGGCATCCCGGAGGACGACCCCCGCAACGCCGCCACCATCGCCGACAACGTCGGCGACAACGTGGGCGACTGCGCCGGCATGGCCGCCGACCTCTTCGAGTCCTACGAGGTCACGTTGGTGGCGTCGATCATCCTGGGCTACGCCGCCTTCAAATCGATCGGCCTGAACCCTGCCCTCGGGGTCATCTTCCCGCTGATTGCGCGCGCCCTCGGGGTGCTGGCCTCCATCGTCGGCGTCTACGCCGTGCGGGCCACCGACAAGGACAAGTCCGCCATGGCCCCGATCAACCGGGGGTTTGTGGTGGCCGGCGTCCTCACCGTCATCGGGACCTTCGTGGTGGCCCAGTACTACGTCCACAACCTCAAGGTGTTCTGGGCCGTGGTCGCCGGGCTGGTGCTGGCGCAGGTGGTCAGCCGCCTGACCGAGTACTTCACCTCGACCGAGACCGCGCCCGTGCAGGAGATTGCCGAATCGACCCGCACCGGTCCGGCCACCACCATCCTCTCGGGCATCAGCTCCGGCCTGGAGTCCACGGTGTGGGCCATCGTGGCCATCGCCGTGGTGCTCGGCGTGTCCATCGGCCTCGGTGGGGGCCACCTGGAGTTCGCCCTCTACCTGGTGGCGCTCTGCGGCATGGGGATGCTGGCCACCACCGGCGTCGTCGTCTCCGAGGACACCTTCGGGCCGGTGTCGGACAACGCCGCGGGCATCGCCGAGATGTCGGGCGAGTTCGAAGGCGAGCCGCAGAAGATCATGGTGAGCCTCGACGCGGTGGGCAACACCACCAAGGCGATCACCAAGGGCTTCGCCATCGCCTCGGCGGTCATCGCCGCCGTCGCACTGTTCGCCTCCTTCGTCGAGACCATCGGCGAGCAGTTCAACCTCAAGGCCACCGGGTCGTCGCTGTTCCGCAACCCGCTGACCCAGATCAACGTGGCCGATCCCAAGATCTTCATCGGCCTGCTCATCGGCGGTGCCGTGCCCTTCCTCTTCTCGTCACTGGCCATCCGGGCAGTCGGGAGATCGGCGGGCACGGTGGTCCAGGAGGTGCGCCGCCAGTTCCGGGAGCACCCCGGGATCATGGACTACACGGAGCGGCCCGAGTACGGCCCGGTGATCGCCATCTGTACGGCGGCCGCCCAGCGGGAGCTGGCCACCCCGGCCCTCCTGGCGATCCTCTCGCCGGTCATCGTCGGGTTCGGGATCAGCTACCTGGCGCTGGGGGCGTTCCTGGCCGCAGTGATCGTGACCGGCCAGCTGATGGCGGTGTTCCTATCCAACGCCGGAGGCGCCTGGGACAACGCCAAGAAGTACATCGAGGACGGCCACCACGGCGGCAAGGGCTCCG
It encodes:
- a CDS encoding DedA family protein, which gives rise to MAHLVDSLKTWVVNFIPHGAGGYAAILLLMVLESACIPIPSEITMPVGGLLVSQGDLNLILLIAVGVLGNLIGSLASYAVGRSGGRSLLERYGRYILVKPHDIERADAWFARHGPPAVFFSRLLPVLRTFISLPAGVSRMDVKRFTVLTVLGCIPWVAVLAIAGDALGRHWSDVLTYTRPLEYVVIAGAVIAAGFWLFRRARAANTAA
- a CDS encoding sodium-translocating pyrophosphatase; this encodes MLLAVEGGYQAFKLGSAEWFWLFFSIGTAVLALIVGFSLSKGVLKADQGTPKMREIAKAIQEGALAYLSRQFKTIAIILIPLAILVFATSTHVLKPDGSTALSFVQSGIFRTGAFLLGCIMSGLTGFIGMSLAVRGNVRTAAAARNGSLPAALKVAFRTGGIAGMFTVGLGLLGATLIIMAFQNSATAILVGFGFGGSLLALFMRVGGGIFTKAADVGADLVGKVEAGIPEDDPRNAATIADNVGDNVGDCAGMAADLFESYEVTLVASIILGYAAFKSIGLNPALGVIFPLIARALGVLASIVGVYAVRATDKDKSAMAPINRGFVVAGVLTVIGTFVVAQYYVHNLKVFWAVVAGLVLAQVVSRLTEYFTSTETAPVQEIAESTRTGPATTILSGISSGLESTVWAIVAIAVVLGVSIGLGGGHLEFALYLVALCGMGMLATTGVVVSEDTFGPVSDNAAGIAEMSGEFEGEPQKIMVSLDAVGNTTKAITKGFAIASAVIAAVALFASFVETIGEQFNLKATGSSLFRNPLTQINVADPKIFIGLLIGGAVPFLFSSLAIRAVGRSAGTVVQEVRRQFREHPGIMDYTERPEYGPVIAICTAAAQRELATPALLAILSPVIVGFGISYLALGAFLAAVIVTGQLMAVFLSNAGGAWDNAKKYIEDGHHGGKGSDPHKAAVIGDTVGDPFKDTAGPALNPLIKVMNLVSLLMLPAVISLRNNNPVRLTIAGVAVVILGLAIAFSKRKTESMIG